Proteins from a genomic interval of Candidatus Binataceae bacterium:
- a CDS encoding ABC transporter permease subunit, whose amino-acid sequence MFPFELTPRRLVGGLISFLTLAAIIALFFAYREHAQQVALPTVPVALKHLPYYAFCSFNRMLAAYILALVFSIVYGMAAARSPRWERVLIPAIDIAQSVPVVGFFPAAIYFFVALAHGSRFGVEMAAVFLIFTSQAWNMALGVYEAVKTIPNDSQEALGAFGATGWLRFKRLLLPASIPKLVYNSILSWLAGWYFLIACEIITVGPANYRLPGLGSFLMESTDKGDTVDLTMGLLMLVAIIIVMDLIIWQPLSAWADKFKYEFAASSGPERAPGMVGLIGGIGPTIVRTLRSILLPPMRALGRAIQAMPRAQVLAAEQSQRFSRALKITLGIAAAIFAIWVVGSGVIALARALLKPWPSEVKEIPLAAVYSTLRMTIGYFISLAWTVPVALWASESARFNRAITPIAEIVGSIPATALFPIIVLLVIRVTGGMNLASILLLLTGMQWYLLFNLLAGINQVPADLKEAARAFGLSRVATWRKLVIPAIMPSLITGSITAWGGGWNALILSEYFIYQGHTYSVTGLGALLDEATYRTGNSVMILVSLLSMVLVVIMLNRLMWRRLYDMATERFRLDY is encoded by the coding sequence ATGTTTCCGTTTGAACTAACTCCACGCAGATTGGTCGGCGGCCTGATCTCATTTCTCACGCTCGCCGCGATCATCGCGCTCTTCTTTGCTTATCGCGAGCACGCCCAGCAAGTTGCGCTGCCTACGGTGCCGGTCGCGTTGAAGCATCTGCCCTACTATGCCTTCTGCTCGTTCAATCGGATGCTCGCGGCGTATATTCTCGCGCTCGTCTTCTCGATCGTATACGGGATGGCGGCGGCGCGCAGTCCCAGATGGGAACGCGTCCTGATCCCCGCTATCGACATCGCGCAGTCGGTGCCGGTGGTTGGATTCTTCCCGGCCGCGATTTATTTCTTCGTCGCGCTCGCGCATGGGAGCCGCTTCGGCGTGGAGATGGCGGCGGTGTTCCTCATCTTCACCAGCCAGGCGTGGAACATGGCGCTCGGGGTGTACGAAGCGGTGAAGACCATCCCGAACGACTCGCAGGAAGCGCTCGGCGCGTTCGGCGCGACGGGATGGCTGCGATTCAAGCGCCTGCTGCTGCCCGCGAGTATCCCGAAGCTGGTTTACAATTCGATCCTGTCGTGGCTGGCGGGATGGTACTTCCTCATCGCCTGCGAAATTATCACCGTCGGTCCCGCGAATTACCGGCTGCCGGGCCTCGGCAGCTTCCTGATGGAGTCGACGGACAAGGGCGACACGGTCGACCTGACGATGGGACTGCTGATGCTGGTCGCGATCATCATTGTGATGGATCTGATCATCTGGCAGCCGCTCAGCGCGTGGGCGGACAAATTCAAATACGAATTTGCCGCATCGTCGGGGCCAGAGCGTGCGCCCGGAATGGTGGGGCTGATCGGAGGAATCGGTCCGACGATCGTGCGAACCCTGCGCTCGATCCTGCTGCCGCCGATGCGCGCGCTTGGCAGAGCGATACAGGCCATGCCGCGCGCACAGGTTCTCGCCGCCGAGCAATCGCAGCGTTTCTCGCGGGCCTTGAAGATCACTCTCGGCATCGCCGCGGCGATCTTCGCGATCTGGGTCGTCGGCTCGGGAGTGATCGCGCTGGCGCGCGCGCTGCTCAAGCCGTGGCCGTCGGAGGTCAAGGAGATTCCGCTGGCCGCGGTTTATTCAACGCTCCGTATGACGATCGGCTATTTTATCTCGCTGGCGTGGACGGTGCCGGTCGCGCTATGGGCGAGCGAGAGCGCGCGCTTCAACCGCGCGATCACGCCCATCGCGGAGATCGTCGGCTCGATTCCGGCCACCGCGCTGTTCCCGATAATCGTGCTGCTGGTTATCCGCGTGACCGGCGGGATGAACCTCGCATCGATCCTGCTGCTCCTCACCGGGATGCAATGGTACCTGCTTTTCAACCTGCTCGCCGGAATCAACCAGGTGCCCGCCGATCTCAAGGAGGCGGCGCGCGCCTTTGGCCTCTCGCGGGTTGCGACGTGGCGCAAGCTCGTCATTCCCGCCATCATGCCGTCGCTTATCACCGGCAGTATCACGGCCTGGGGCGGAGGATGGAACGCGCTCATCCTCTCGGAATACTTCATTTACCAGGGCCATACTTATTCGGTGACCGGACTCGGCGCGCTGCTCGACGAGGCGACCTATCGCACGGGCAACAGCGTGATGATCCTGGTTAGTCTGCTCTCTATGGTGCTGGTGGTGATAATGTTGAACCGGCTGATGTGGCGCCGCCTGTACGATATGGCGACCGAGCGGTTCAGGCTCGACTACTGA
- a CDS encoding ABC transporter ATP-binding protein: MALLELKHISKSFAHSKGTLNVLQDINFNIEEGEFVALVGPSGCGKSTLLRIINGIMPMTAGQVLYQGRQVDGINLECALVFQSFALLPWLSVKSNVELGLEARGMPLEEREKRASFYIDKVGLDGFEEAYPRELSGGMKQRVGFARALAVEPKVLMLDEPFSALDALTAITLREELLDIWQSPDMHVRNLIIVTHIIEEAVELADRIIVLASSPGRVVGDLRVDLPRPRDRRSEAFNHWTDKVFSLIEERG; this comes from the coding sequence ATGGCCCTGCTCGAGCTCAAACACATCTCTAAAAGTTTCGCTCATTCCAAGGGTACGCTTAACGTACTTCAAGACATTAATTTCAACATCGAGGAGGGCGAGTTCGTCGCGCTGGTCGGACCCTCGGGATGCGGCAAGTCCACGCTCTTGCGAATCATCAACGGGATCATGCCGATGACTGCCGGTCAGGTCCTTTACCAGGGCCGCCAGGTTGACGGCATCAACCTCGAATGCGCGCTGGTGTTCCAATCTTTCGCGCTGCTGCCGTGGCTCAGTGTGAAATCGAACGTCGAGCTCGGACTTGAGGCGCGCGGCATGCCGCTCGAAGAGCGCGAGAAGCGCGCGAGCTTTTATATCGACAAGGTCGGACTCGACGGCTTCGAGGAAGCCTACCCGCGCGAGCTGTCGGGCGGCATGAAGCAGCGCGTCGGTTTTGCGCGCGCGCTCGCGGTCGAGCCCAAGGTGCTGATGCTCGATGAGCCGTTCTCGGCGCTCGATGCGTTGACGGCGATCACGCTGCGCGAGGAGTTGCTCGACATCTGGCAATCGCCCGACATGCACGTGCGCAACCTGATTATCGTCACGCACATTATCGAGGAGGCGGTCGAGCTGGCCGACCGAATCATCGTGCTGGCGTCGAGCCCGGGACGAGTCGTCGGCGATCTGAGAGTCGACTTGCCGCGGCCGCGCGATCGGCGCAGCGAAGCCTTCAATCACTGGACCGACAAGGTGTTCTCGCTAATCGAGGAGCGCGGCTGA
- a CDS encoding AAA-associated domain-containing protein: protein MPSGINPLPDCGLTWLFGLLEFLDDRGGREDGYKIARELNFKFDDLLRVMKAGEILGFVSTPAGDVVLEPFGKQFLESDVNARKLIVKEQLKQLGLIQYIIRLLRGQEDRSLTKEIVLEHLAMLLPNEKPERQYQTIVNWGRFAELFGYNKDEDRFYLDQE, encoded by the coding sequence ATGCCTTCCGGAATCAACCCCCTTCCCGATTGCGGACTCACGTGGCTGTTCGGCCTGCTTGAGTTTCTCGACGATCGCGGCGGCCGCGAAGACGGCTACAAAATCGCCCGCGAGCTCAACTTCAAGTTCGACGATCTGCTGCGCGTGATGAAAGCCGGCGAAATCCTAGGCTTCGTTTCGACGCCGGCCGGCGACGTCGTGCTGGAGCCGTTCGGCAAACAGTTCCTCGAATCCGACGTCAACGCGCGCAAGCTTATCGTCAAGGAGCAACTGAAACAGTTGGGCCTGATCCAGTACATCATTCGTCTCTTGCGCGGACAGGAGGATCGCTCGCTGACCAAGGAAATCGTGCTCGAGCATCTGGCGATGCTGCTGCCCAACGAAAAGCCCGAGCGCCAGTACCAGACCATCGTCAATTGGGGTCGATTTGCCGAGCTTTTCGGCTATAACAAGGACGAAGACCGGTTCTACCTCGATCAGGAATAA
- a CDS encoding limonene-1,2-epoxide hydrolase family protein has protein sequence MATEAEKIVSDFCTAWTRGNIEELMGFFTDDAVYHNIPLPAAKGKDAIRATINSFLPGAKSIQFKILHTAAAGNVVFNERVDIFDQKDGKHIELPVTGVFEVKGGKLCAWRDYFDMAMFTKQMA, from the coding sequence ATGGCGACCGAAGCTGAGAAAATCGTTAGCGATTTCTGCACTGCATGGACCCGCGGCAACATCGAAGAGTTGATGGGCTTCTTCACCGACGATGCTGTCTATCACAACATCCCGCTCCCGGCAGCCAAGGGTAAGGACGCGATCCGGGCTACGATCAACAGCTTTCTGCCGGGGGCCAAAAGTATCCAGTTCAAGATCCTTCACACCGCCGCGGCCGGAAACGTTGTGTTCAATGAACGCGTCGATATTTTCGATCAGAAAGACGGCAAGCATATCGAACTCCCGGTCACTGGCGTGTTCGAGGTAAAGGGCGGCAAGCTATGCGCCTGGCGCGACTATTTCGACATGGCAATGTTCACCAAGCAGATGGCCTGA